In one window of Anser cygnoides isolate HZ-2024a breed goose chromosome 3, Taihu_goose_T2T_genome, whole genome shotgun sequence DNA:
- the TFB2M gene encoding dimethyladenosine transferase 2, mitochondrial, with the protein MARARRGAVRVRGGYRAGGSVRWAPRRCGAGTIERHRRQERPPAAPPTIERKSAREAPCRGGSDAPRCQGDRAAGAGQRRGAMRPARAPPGPGGCGRLLAAGLRPLLGCLRPPGWATARRVAGQWPSPGLRVPEAAEAERLVQEARRAGGPLRRFIACPRLARTVQRCLRPAHGPQTVVLECGPGPGILTRTLLNAGVRVVALESHSVFLPNLQSLENSLDGQLKVIYGDFFRLDPLVTGPVKPPAVCSDQLFEAMGIAAVPWRADVPVKIFGILPQKKERNTLWRLLFILYEGSSIFRYGRVELNIFISEKEYKVLTAKPGESRAYQALSVLCQVGCEIQLLHMEPWSSFVTNLRNKGLAVSKSTWLPNDHLCLVRLTPQRDLFSGGLKPVNSATFIFMVKQCLAKRKSRLTDRLNSWSVDNGGQLLKALEIPADVETGNLYPEDYKRLFEALQNSNVFTESWFHDEVLESIRNINL; encoded by the exons ATGGCgcgggcgcggcgcggcgcggtgCGGGTACGCGGCGGGTACCGGGCGGGGGGCTCCGTCCGCTGGGCGCCGCGCCGCTGCGGGGCTGGCACCATAGAGAGGCACCGGCGGCAGGAGAGACCTCCGGCTGCCCCGCCAACCATAGAGCGGAAGAGCGCTAGAGAGGCGCCGTGCCGAGGCGGAAGTGACGCTCCCCGTTGCCAGGGAGACCGCGCGGCCGGCGCTGGGCAGCGGCGGGGCGCCATGCGGCCGGCGcgggccccgccgggccccggcggcTGCGGCCGGCTcctggcggcggggctgcggccgctgctgggctgcctgcgGCCGCCGGGCTGGGCGACGGCGCGGCGGGTCGCGGGGCAGTGGCCGAGCCCGGGCCTGCGGGTGCCGGAGGCGGCCGAGGCGGAGCGGCTGGTGCAGGAGGCGCGGCGGGCCGGCGGGCCCCTCCGCCGCTTCATCGCCTGCCCGCGGCTGGCCCGCACCGTGCAGCGCTGCCTGCGGCCTGCGCACGGCCCCCAGACCGTCGTGCTGGAGTGCGGCCCCG GGCCTGGAATCTTGACCCGGACTCTACTCAATGCAGGTGTTAGAGTGGTAGCTTTAGAAAGTCACTCAGTTTTCCTTCCAAACTTACAG TCCTTAGAGAACAGCCTGGATGGACAATTAAAGGTAATTTATGGTGACTTCTTCAGACTGGATCCTTTGGTCACTGGACCAGTGAAACCGCCTGCTGTGTGTTCTGACCAGCTTTTTGAAGCCATGGGTATAGCAGCAGTTCCTTGGAGAGCAG ATGTACCTGTGAAAATTTTTGGAATCTtgccacaaaaaaaggaaaggaacacACTTTGGAGGCTACTTTTTATCCTGTATGAAGGCAGTTCCATATTCAGATATGGAAGAGTAGAGCTCAACATCTTTATAAGTGAAAAAGAGTACAAG GTATTAACAGCAAAGCCTGGGGAATCGAGGGCTTATCAAGCGCTTTCTGTGCTTTGCCAAGTAGGATGTGAAATTCAGCTACTGCATATG GAACCCTGGTCATCCTTTGTAACTAATTTGAGAAACAAGGGACTGGCAGTTTCAAAGAGCACG tgGCTGCCAAATGACCATTTATGTTTGGTACGACTGACTCCCCAGCGAGATCTATTTTCAGGAGGCTTGAAGCCCGTGAATTCAGCTACCTTCATTTTCATGGTGAAGCAGTGTCTTGCTAAACGCAAATCTAGACTTACTGATAGATTAAA ttcatGGAGCGTGGACAATGGTGGCCAATTACTGAAAGCGCTGGAAATTCCAGCAGATGTTGAAACAGGTAATTTATACCCAGAAGACTACAAGCGTCTTTTTGAGGCTTTGCAAAACTCTAATGTGTTTACTGAAAGCTGGTTCCACGATGAGGTCTTGGAAAGTATAAGGAACATAAACTTATAA